TACATGAGACACCTAACTACCAATGAATATATAAGCATATACATATTGTCCATATTTTCGTTAGACAGAAGAGTCAGGGGTGTGTTCACCCTTAGTCATACTCATTCCATTGCTGTTGTTGTCTCCTTCAATATTGGATGACAAACTGACGGTATAGGTGGAATAAGGGGATGATCATTGATGTCGGCGGtggatgttgttgttgttaatgTGAGGCCGAGTTGGGGCAGTAAAGTGGAATTGAGTGAGGGTGTGTAAAGCACAGTGGTCAAGGAAGCTAAGCCATGATTCTTTTTGCTTATGTTCTGGTAAAGTAATGGAAAATAGCTAAATTTTTTCTTCTGATCATTGTTCTTTCAGGGAGTTAATTTCAACAGAAACGGCGAATTTGTTTTGGAAAGGCACCCAAAGATCAAAGTGGAAGTGGTGAATGGTAGAAGCTTAGCTATTGCAGTAGTGCTTAATGGTATCCCACTGAGAATGTCTCATATTCTGTTTAGGGGTATGCTCTCTAAGGTGGCTTATTCCATTTTTTGCGCCCTATGTCACAAGGGCATCCACATAACAACACTAAAATGGTGAATTTCTTTGAAAGTGTGCTTGATATATGACCTATTTTTTCTTATCATATGCAGGTTACTACAGTATAAAAGGTTGAATGTTCTTCTGGACATCTTTGCAACCTTTTGGCTAATGTTTGGAAGTTTTTGGTGTTGAAGCAAGGAAAATGGCGTTGACGAAAAGCTTGAGTTTTCTCTAGGAAGGAAGAGgatattaatttataaaaatagctATGATTTGAAGCAATTTTGTGCTGATTTTCAGCCGTCTTCACTTGAACAAAACTGGAATTGAGTGAACAAAAACTGGAATTGAGTGATTTTCAGCCGTATTCACTGGAATTGGAACAAAAAGTGGAATTGAGTGAGGATATGCAAGACTTTCTGGAACCATACTGGAACAAAAACTTCTAAAAATTCTGAAATTCCTACTTCCTGCCCCGTCTCCATCACTAGTATATTCAATGAATTTAACACAGCATCATACCAGATATTCACAGAAACAAGATGAAATCAATAAACGATAGATGAAACCGTCAGTTAATGGTAGATTAAACAACAAAAATTCAAACAGTATAGGTCTTAATTTGCTAATATCAGGCAATAAATTAcaaattcaacgaattaataACAACCTAACACAAATCAAAAGTTCATATATATTCAACGAATTTAACACAGCATCATGCCAAATATTCACATAAAAACAAGATGAAATTAGCATGTCCTATGTTTGTTATTAGGGCCTTGTTCAGTTAGGTGTTGATTAGAAAAGGCAACGGAACTTGGCTTAAGCGATATTGCAAAAAGAGCTATTGGctgaagaattaggagagaacaaaACTATAAATTAATGTAAGTGTTAAGAAGGATAAATCCACATACCCGAATAGCTTTAACTATATTAGCTCTTAAGTTAGCGTCCAGATCACGCAACCTATCCAATCCCACTGGACACATGTCATCTATTTTTGCAATATCTCCAAGGAAACTCACAAGGATTTTACCACCTTTTCGAAGAGGTTTGTTGAATTCATTGAACTTAACAATGTATCTGAATCCCGGTGTATCAAGCCAAACGTCTCGAGGCATAACCGAACCTTTCACAAGGTGGTGTATTCCTTCAGCATCTGCCAGAGATATGGagttaaatgagatagaaaaaatCACCAATATAATTCACAGTTTGCATATTTAAATTAAGTAAAGACATGTTTACCTATAGCTATAACCTCGTTCTTCTCATCAAACTCCCTCTGATACGACCAATTTTGAACAATAACCCGATGTCGAGGTATTGATTTTTTCACAGTAGTATCACTTCCTTCATTTTCATCCAATTCTTCAACACTCTCTGGAGCCGATTCTTCTGATTCCTCCCAGTTGTAAGTTGGCATAACTTCAGCCTCGATATGATTGGATGGAGGAGATTGattttgaaatgcattttcacTCACATGCATGTAAGTTGGAGGCACCTGACCAGAAGCAAGCTTCCCGGCTCGATCTTTCCCTGACATGGTGATTGGTGGTGTAGGAGGTCGTGACATCACAAATTTTGTTGCCCTCATGGGTGCAACAAACGCTCTTTTTTCCAAATGTGGTTTGGTACCTGTGAGTGAAGCTTTTTCAGGCTGATGTCTAACTTTATGAAGTTGTTGGGCAGCTTTGTCCCGCTCCAGAGAAGGCTGTCGGGTAGCTATGACAGGCTTCACAGTAGCTTGAGTAGTAGGCTGCATAGGAGGCTTGAGGATAGGCTTCACATTAGGCTGAGTAGTACTCTGCAGGTTAGGCTTCACAGTAGGTTGGTGTGAGGCTGCAAGATTCGTTGTTGCTGTTTTTTGTGCTCCTATTTCAATCAGGTTGGGAAACAAAGGTCCTTTTGACCATCTACTTTGTGCAACCTTTGTTTGCGGTTGTAATGCTCCTGTAAGAGTTGGCGAAATTGATTGTGGTAATGGGTTAGAGGATGGTTTTGACTGGGTACCAGCTAGTTTTGATGATGTCTTAAGTTTTTGCTTTGACATCATGGAAGTAGACCGAGGCATGGATGATTGTGATGCAACCATTGAAGGAGATGATGTAGAAAAGGTGGGTTTTTTAGCAGTTGTGGGTTGTTTGATGGGTTGTGAAACAGACTCAAATGATTGTGATACTCCAAGTGTTGGAGGGGTGAACGGTCCCCAGTTTTGGATGGATGGATCAGAAGATTTGGGTGATGGATCAGAAGGTTTGGGTGACTTCGATGTACCAAGGCTTGATCTGATATCGGTAGCTAAAAATGTTCTTTTAGTACTGTAAGTCATGACTTTTTAGTTCCTGTTCAGCAAGTAAGAAACACAATCAtccatgaataaaaaaaatgatgaaaccAACAAATGTAAGAATGAAACACTAAATAGTAAATAGGATATAAGCAAGCTGCATATCTGGGATTAATTAATACTTTGTCTAATCAAGATGATAGTGTAATTTGAACTAGTAAGGCCACAACTAAATACACAGCTCAAAATTCTTATGGACTACCGTAAAAAATCTAGCAGTGCAGTCAGCCAATAAGTTCGATTATGAACATAGAGACTCAATAATCAAAGAGTGCAGAACCTAATAACATGGAATACACCATGACTTGGATTAAATAGAATATTTATCTTTACAAAACCATTATTCTTTCAGAAAAGATTTTGCTCcataaaacaaaaaatacacTCTGTAAACATAATACTTGACAGGTTTGTGTTTCTTGAAAACAAGAAACTTATTTTTATCAATCAATATTTAACACCATTTCACAGCCCTAGCATACTTAAATCTGAATTCTGAACAAACCCTTTTCTATCTTCCCATTTTCTACGAAGGGCTTAATTAACTTGTAACGAAGTACATATAAATCACCAGCAACCAGGTCCACAATTTTCATCCGCACTAGGGTAACAAAGTTTAGATATGGTTGTTTTTGGAGATTTGCTTTGAAATTGAATCAGAAATTCGTAATTGCAGCTCCGTTCAAACACCCCTTTTCAGTCAGATGGTTACCAAATAAATTCTCCCTCTTATTTTATGGGTACAAAATAAGCAACCAACTCAAAAACCTTGTTATAAACAGATGGAAGCAGAAAACACTAACAAAATCCTAGATGGAACCACAGATTAGCAGTAAATTGACTCATACTTCTTTTGTACACTGATCTATAAACCAAGAGACAACTTCTCCTATAGAGAGAACTCCTGGTATATCAGCAAATGCAGCCAGGCTGCAATCTTACTGGCCAAGGACAAACTGAGACTGCATCCTGATGCACACCAAGTTTACTCTGGGACCCTTGGACAAGAACAAATCCAAAAACAGTACATCAATCTAGAAAACTGTTATCTTTACAAGACTGTCATCTTGATTAAACGAAATTTCACAAAGAAAACGAACCTGTTCTTGCAAATGATCAAAGTACTAGTAAGGGTGTTAAATCTGCTGGTAAATTAGTTGGGAAGAAGAGGCGTGGTGGTACTCTGGTGTTAAACAAGTCTGAGGTGCAAGTCAATGAGGGCGATGCAAATAAAACGAATGTTGATGGTGGAAAGCAGATCAGTACTAAGTCCAATTTGACAATCAATGAGAGTGTTGCAGTTAGTAAGGGTGGAAAACATGCTGGTAAAATAGCGGGGAAAAAGAGGCGTGGCACACTAGTGTTAAACAAGTCTGATGAGGTGCAAGACAATGATGAATGTATCAGAAGTAAGCCGGTTGTTGATAATGATGAAGATGTAAGTAAAGATGGAACCAGTAAGTCGAATTTGACAGCAAATTCATTCAGGGGTTTAACCGCCCAACAATTTAAACTATGCTCACGATTTAACTTTGCCCAATGACCACTATATCAGTTACAAGTAAAATTAGTTACAAATAAGGAACGTGAAAGGTAAGGTGACTTGGTATATCCCACGAAGCTGCCTACACAACCAGATTTACTGTCTATTTCAAAGCAACGCATCGAAACATCCCccgccacacacacacacatctaTCCATTCTATCACAAAGACAAGAGAAAAaatacatgagacttatccttTGGTTCATAGTCGACCAATTAACTCCACATCTATATTAAGCTTCTAAATAGTAAGTTGCCTGCTACTGAGTTGCAAAAGCAATCTACTCATAAATATTAGCATAGCAGGCGGGAAGTCAACACAACAGGAAGCTGAAACACTTAAGAAGCCAACCAACACAGAAGAATCAACTGTAACGTAAAAAGATAGTAGCAGACCTCAACCGATAAGTCGCCTGCAACCAGACTGCAAGAGAAAAGAACCAGAATgcaagagaaaaaaaaaccagCCCCTGCATACATCAGAACAGAACATCAGAACAGAATAGAGAACCATACCCAGAACAACTAGAAGAAAAGGCTGAACTCAGCTTGAAACCAGCAGCACAGATGCAGATGCTCAACCTTTAGTTAGTTttattttgaataaaatttcAGTAATTTGCTACAAACTTCAGCCATGCTACATTGTGAAGACATTCATAGGGGTGAAACCGTCAATAGGCTTACCACTATATATGGGTGTACAGAGAAATAAATGTGTTAATCTGCAAACCTAATTAAGGTGAATGATATAAGATTAAACGTTGTTTCAAGCATTAAACTAAATTCAGATATCATATTGTTGAATTGCAGATTTATCCACAATCCATTATCCCAGTCTTTCCTTTTAATCTTTCCCTTCATTAGTCACTCACCTCGATCCTTACTCTATTATGCAATATTCCCAATAACCAAGAGACAATACAAGAGAGTAACCCAAGAGCTTCCGGAAAAGAGCATGATATAACTAGTACattgaaaataaaagataataagtcCATAGATCGAATCAAtagaatacaaatacaaagaatAACGGCATAAAATAAATAAGCATGATCAATTGGCCCCACCCTCTTCCGCTACTGGTAAAGAATCACCTAAATCAAACAAATCTCTAGGCTTATTCTTAACAACATGGAACCATCCTTTTTGTATCTCATCTTCTATGTAAAAGACTTGTTTTGCTTGAGATGAGAATACAAATGGATCATCTTGCAATAATCGTCTAGTATGCATCAATTTAGAGAAATTGACACATACTCCGCCGTTTGGATATGTTCTTACACCCCTACGAATGTCTACCCAGTCACAACGAAACAATACAACTTTATAATCTCCATAGTAATTTAATTCATAGATATCCATCACTTTTCCGTAGTATTCCACTCCATCCGCTTCAACCATAACTCCAGAATTTTGTGTCAAATGACGACAATCGCGATCAGTGGAAAGGAATTTGTATCCATTGATTACGtatccttttaattttctacCATAAGAATGCAAACCACCCGCCAAAGCTTTTCTTAGTTTCCCATCTTCGGTGGTTGCATCTATGAAATGTACCTACGATAATACTTAATTATATCAAATaaagtttattttttcaaaacagAAGTATGTATTAACATTAAAAGAACTTAAGTAACCTTGTTTCGCAGCCACCCTCCAAATTCATTGATGATCCATTTACTTTCATCACTCTCCGCGACGGAAGTTTCTAAGTTCATTTGACGCTTCTCGGTTAAAAATTCACTTCATGGAAGAAGAAAAAACATAAGAGTGATTTATTACAAAATTTGTTATTCAAAAGAAAACCAACATATTACTTACTCTAGATCCCCTTTGATCTCATCAGAGTGAAGTAAAACGTAGCGATGGGCTTGTTTTAAGCTTTGACCATCAAGGCAAATGTTGACCTCCTTTCCAATGACTCGACCGCCGGAATTAAATAAGTAATCATCAGAATTTGAAATGTCATCATCCATCCTTTTAGACATGTTGAATATGGTCTTAACACCTTGAAGATATCTCGAGCAAAACCTAATTGTCTCCTCTAAAAGGTAGCCTTCCGCAATAGATCCTTCAGGTTGGGCTTTATTGGTTACATGTGACTTCAAATGGGAcaaatacctttcaaataaAATGTTTGTATATAATAAAtgtaaattatttaataaaaaaatataattcacataGGTAAGATATAAACCTTTCAATGGGATACATCCATCTGTATTGTACTGGTCCACCAAGTTTAACCTCCTCCACTAAGTGAATCAGCAAATGGACCATGATTGTGAAAAATGAAGGCAAAAACTCCATTTCCAACTGACAAAGAGTTAAAACAATTCCATCTTGAAGACCATCTAAATCATCTGGATCAATACTGGTGGAGCACAACTTCTTGAAAAACGAAGACAATCTAGCCAACAAGTCAATAACCTTTGTAGCATTAGAAGCTCTTAAGGCGACGGGGAAGATATCTTGCATTAGAACATGGTTGTCATGACTCTTGAGGTTAATCAACTTCCTTTGCTTCATATTCACACAACTAGAAAGGTTGGATCCATATCCATCCGAAACTTTAAGTTTCTGCAAAACATTTAAGAATCTCTCTTTTTCCTCCCTAGACATAGAATAGGAAGCTGGAGGCATGTATTCATTTCCATTATGATCAGCACTAAGCCAAAGGTGAGTCTTTATTCTCCATGCTTCAAGGACTTCTCGATCATCCCTATTATCTCTACTCTTATCCATACTAAGAAGTGTTCCCAAAAGATTCTcaaacacatttttctcaatgtgcataacGTCTAAATTATGCCTTAGAAGATTATGCTCCCAATACACCAAATCAAAGAATATGCTTCTCGTGGTACCAAAGACAATTTCATCTTGGACATCATTGTTATCAGTATGTCCTCTTTGTCTCTTTTTCGGTGGTGCCTTTGACTTTCCATAAACATACTCGGCCTTTTCTTGTTGCCTCAATATATCAGTGCCGCTAGGATGAGATGGGGTTCACCCAACTCATTAGTTCCAAACTTCTCACAAAACTTTTCACCCTGACGTTGATATGGGTGATCTACGGGTAACCATTTTCTATAGCTACAATAACAAATCTTGTTCCCAAATCTATCAGAGGGTGTGGAATCCATGCATATAGGACATGCATTGTAACCTTTTGTGCTCAAACCAGAGAGCATTGCATAGCCAGGAAAGTCATTAATAGTCCAAAGCAGAGCCGCGCGCAAATTAAATTTCACTCCGTCAAAAGCATCAAAAGCTTCAACCCCTCCCCACAGCAATTTCAACTCATGAACTAATGGTTGCAAATACACGTCAATATCATTTCCAGGACTTGCTTTTCCGGGAATAAGTGTGGACAAAATGAAAGAAGATGGTTTCATACATAGCCATGGTGGAAGATTATAAGGAATCAACACCACTGGCCATGTCCTATAAGTAGTGTTCATTAAACGGTAAGGATTAAATTCATCGCTTGCAAGACCTAGTCGGATACTACGAGGGTCTAATGCAAAATCTGTATAACGCTCATCAAATGCCTTCCACGCTAAGGCATCGGAAGGATGCCTCAAAATCTTCTTATCATCTTCACCCAATCGCTCTGTATCATGCCATCTCATATCTTCTGCTATTTCTGATGACATGTAGATTCTTTTTAGTCTTGGGATAAGAGGAAAATATCGCATTACCTTAGCTGGCACACCTTTCTTACAAGTATTCGTACCTTGATCACTTACATCGTCACCCTTCTTACCCTTGGTTGTTTTCCACCTCGATTTACCACAAACATGACACTTGTCTTTCTCTAAAAATTCACCCCAATACAGCATACAATCATTAGGACAAGCATCAATTTTTTCATACCCAAGGCCCAAGtcttttatcattttcttaCTGTAATAATAAGACGAGGGAAAATCAAGTATTTGAGGAAATGCATCTAAAATCAGCTTCAAGAGCATATTGAAAGATTCAATGGACCAGTGATGCATACACTTCAAGTGAAATAAGTGTAGAAGAAAAGATAACTTTAAAAAATTAGTACACCCCTCATATAATTTCTCCTCAGAAGCTTGAATTAGCTTCTTATATGTCGCATCTTCTTCTATTGTAGAATCATCATATTGAACATCTTTGTCGTATGACACGGGCTCCTCAGTCCATTCACCATCCTCTCTTGCTTCAAAAGTTGGAAAATTGGGTGGCACATTAACACTAAAATCTGATCTTAATAGTCCTCCCATATTATCTCGACCTACAAACCCACTTTGATTACCAAGGGATCCTTcactagtactccctccatcacTCCCTAACATACGTTGAACCATATCCCCTTTACCATGAAAGATCCAATTTCTATACGACTTATAAAACCCCTTAAACAAAATATGTCGCTCTACATCATTAACCGGGAACCATTTATCCACCTTACAGTTCTTACATGGACATCTAATTTTTCCTTCGAATAGACCTTGCTTGGAAAACGCAATGAATTGCATACAACCATCAACATATTCAGGGTGGCCAGTGGGTAGATCTATCCAACTTGTATCCATATCTATACGAAAAATAGTATAGTAATAAGATATATAATTAGTAATATGCGTTGTATAATATGAAATTTTATAGGTAAACGTTATGATCATTCTTAGAACCTTGATATAACATATAATTCATAACATAACTTTATGGTTTCTTTTTTGGCAATTAACAATGATTTTATTAACAACAAAAGAGACCTTGAAACATCAAGGTTACATTAATCGAGGGCCACCAAACAAAATCACCTCTAACAGAGGCACCTACCCAACCTAAGATATTACCAATAATCTAATTAGTGCTTCTACAAGAGACCTTAAACAAGATCTCTTTTACAAAAGCATTTTCTGATTTAAAAGCCTTCTTAAAAACAACAGGATTTCTACAAAACCAAATGTTATAAATTGATTCTGAAAAGCACATGACATAACTTTATGTTTCTTCTTTAATAATTCTTCACTAGTGACTAATATTTGGTACCTATATTCGTCTTCTCACTAGAACTTcatttctattaactccatattatatttttttagcaTAGAAGGTCATACTTTCAACTGCACGTGAAGTCAACAAGGAAAACAAAGCATGCGAGTTTCACTCATTTATGAGCACAAAATTTCGACATAATGAATAAGATGGTAAAAGCTAAAAGAAAATATCCAAGGCAGGAGTCTAATAATTACACtcaaattttttgtttgatAATATGTATGATTTAATCTTTTTATCACTTACACACAACCACAAGTTGAGTAGAAAACTGAAGGCAAATTCTTCATAATAATAAGAATGTCAAATTTAACACTATGCACCTGTAAAACGCTTGGGAGAGAGATATTGGGATAAAGTAGATCCCAAATTCCACGAAGAAGCTTAAAACCGGCGGCCACTTGAATTAAAGTCCAAAGCTTCCAATGCTTCTGTGTAAGATACATATTTGAAATGGTAAGtaaaaatacaaatttgaaATGGTAAGTAAAAATAtattaaccaaaaaaatataattaagtaCAAGTATAAgaaaggaaaataatatttagttaactttttaaaatCTTAAGTTCCCGTGCATTAGCACAGGCACATACTAGTGTCAAATAATAAGCAAATAGGTGTTGAAACTAACGAACAATATTACAATTTACAACCcttataaagaaaaaacaaaaaatctaTAAGGTGACAATAAGCGACAATAAATATGGTAGATGTGTTGATTAGTGGTGATAGTGATTTGAATATTCTTATTCTCTATAAACTTATCAAGAATAGAGAGAATGGTTTTATGTATTTCAGTAGCGGAAACGAGAGATTATCAAGCTTTAATTGACAGAAAAGAACTATCAAAACTGAAGACAAAAGGCTGGCTAAATACCTAGCTAGTAcaataagagaaaaaaaaaatcagtagaAGATATTTGGATCAACAGAATGTGAAGTAGAAGCAGCTCTATGAACAGGTTGAAACTGAAATCCTAAAGACATAACTGATCTGAACAAACTGGTCAGAACTGAACCGATAaaaactgatctgatcagaactgatcagaactgaactgatctgatcagaactggtcagaacagaactgatctgatcagaacggAACATTATAACTGATCAGAACTAATCTGACCAGAACAAACCTAATATGGGAGAAAAAAACAAGGATACTATTACTGGAGCTGATCAGAGCAGAACGGATCTTATCAAAACAGATCAGAACAGAACtgtctgatcagaactgatcagaacagaactgatctgatctgaactgatcagaacataactgatctgatcagaacggAACATCATAACTGATCAGAACTAATCTGACCAGAACAAACCTAATATGGGAGAAAACAGTATTACTGGAGCTGATCAGAGCAGAACTggtctgatcagaactgatatgaACAGAACcgtctgatcagaactgatcagaacagaactgatctgatcagaacggatcagaacagaacatcataattgatcagaactgatctgatcagaacaaACCTAATATGGGAGAAAACAACAAGGATATTTTATTGTGAAAATTTTAATCTTTGATATAATAATTTCTTGTTTCTGATTTAGTAATTTTACTTCTTTGTGCTCTAAACCCGTGTTCGTTGGATCATTTTGATAGGTACATACTGATAACCCAGACGGACTCTTCAAAAttctttcttcttcatttgAGGGGTTCACAACCTAACTCAGGAATGGTTTTAGATCATGTCTCAAGTCTCAACTGTCAACTCTTAAGTCTCATGTCGTGTCCTGATTATGTTTCGACACATCACTAACTTAAACCCAGGTATTTAATGTTATTGATTGGTTACTGTAGGTGATATGGCATAATCATAGAGAATGAAAAACAAGATGATACGCATTATAGGATAGAAGACCTCTACAGTGGAAGAAACTACTACCCTCCAGCTCGTAATGTTTAGTTCACAGTAATTAGGTTCTTTTTTGTTTACCTTTCCTGTTTATTGAACTGACCGAATAAACTTTATAATTACACATCTTCCTCACACTACAATAAAAGCTTCTCTTGCACACAATCAAAACTAGATTTCATATATATACCCTAATTCATTTGATTAATTCATGTCTTTGCGTAATTTAGCATGTAATATATGCAGACCAAGACCGGGCCAACTGATTACCCATATTTACAAACAAATCTTTGTTCTCTCATATGTTCCTTCCATATAATCAAAATGATCAAATTTATACTACCAATCACAAATGAAAAAATTAACTTTGAACATCAAAAACATTCtgcctaattttttttgttcccACGCTTATTCACATTTGACCAAAACTCAAAAAAGTTCATACAATAGATGAATAACAAAAGTTTCATATAATCTGCAATTTCATAGTCGACAGAATCAACCCCAACACTCTAACTTAGTAGACAAAAATACTTGCATTATCTAGATTATACTAATACCCTAAAACTCTCAACCATATATGAATCTTCAATACATAAACCCTTCAAGCTCGATCAAAAACTATCCCAACTCCACTATGATTGTTCCAAGCACGATTACAACAACGAAATAATcctaatcatcatcatcataaacCAACATATATTGCATAAATGACGGATGAAGGCATCATTGTATCGTCATATGAGAATTTCATGCTTAAAACTAGAAAAACTACAATCCCACTAATTTTCGCATCATCTTGAACTTTAAATATTGGAATTCAAGCAAGGAAACACCATATAAATCTTGTAAATTAACATAGTAGAACTCCACAAATTAACCACCACCAGAGAACCACAATCAGACTatcaaattataaaaataaaaaaaataaaaataaaaactacgaCATAAATACATGTGTAAAGAATACCTCTAGTCAAATAATTCAGCTTCTTCATCGCCAATTACTTCAGATGTTGTTCGATCTACTGCCTCAATCAACTACAGTCAATCGGCAATGGAAAACACAAATATTAGTTTTGCTTTGAATTAACTAAAGTCAGATTTTACCATTTCATGCAACTTCAGAGAGGCAACCTCACATCACGGACATCAGGTTAGGTCTGTACAACTATGCTAAAGTCTAAATTCACATGCACTCtagaaaataatgaacttcataATTGGttatactactccgtatatactGTTATGGGGCTGTAGTGAGATTCTCTTGTAGTTATTTTCTTCTATGTGAAATATAAAGTGGACTAAAAACAAGTgagaagtgaaggaaataatgcccttggtccaattatgcattctatgataagtctaataaatgcggttcagtattaattaacaagttaataattcagtgagatcaagtgagccgaatgcctagctagaggccgcttcagttcaagtggaattaatgatattaatccacagcttactcttgactgaacccgtagggtcacacaaatagtacgtaaacggatcaagtatttaatggcattaaatactccatctatgaatattcggaatcgacggatcttggtttc
This Spinacia oleracea cultivar Varoflay chromosome 6, BTI_SOV_V1, whole genome shotgun sequence DNA region includes the following protein-coding sequences:
- the LOC130462901 gene encoding uncharacterized protein — protein: MDTSWIDLPTGHPEYVDGCMQFIAFSKQGLFEGKIRCPCKNCKVDKWFPVNDVERHILFKGFYKSYRNWIFHGKGDMVQRMLGSDGGSTSEGSLGNQSGFVGRDNMGGLLRSDFSVNVPPNFPTFEAREDGEWTEEPVSYDKDVQYDDSTIEEDATYKKLIQASEEKLYEGCTNFLKLSFLLHLFHLKCMHHWSIESFNMLLKLILDAFPQILDFPSSYYYSKKMIKDLGLGYEKIDACPNDCMLYWGEFLEKDKCHVCGKSRWKTTKGKKGDDVSDQGTNTCKKGVPAKVMRYFPLIPRLKRIYMSSEIAEDMRWHDTERLGEDDKKILRHPSDALAWKAFDERYTDFALDPRSIRLGLASDEFNPYRLMNTTYRTWPVVLIPYNLPPWLCMKPSSFILSTLIPGKASPGNDIDVYLQPLVHELKLLWGGVEAFDAFDGVKFNLRAALLWTINDFPGYAMLSGLSTKGYNACPICMDSTPSDRFGNKICYCSYRKCGTDILRQQEKAEYVYGKSKAPPKKRQRGHTDNNDVQDEIVFGTTRSIFFDLVYWEHNLLRHNLDVMHIEKNVFENLLGTLLSMDKSRDNRDDREVLEAWRIKTHLWLSADHNGNEYMPPASYSMSREEKERFLNVLQKLKVSDGYGSNLSSCVNMKQRKLINLKSHDNHVLMQDIFPVALRASNATKVIDLLARLSSFFKKLCSTSIDPDDLDGLQDGIVLTLCQLEMEFLPSFFTIMVHLLIHLVEEVKLGGPVQYRWMYPIERYLSHLKSHVTNKAQPEGSIAEGYLLEETIRFCSRYLQGVKTIFNMSKRMDDDISNSDDYLFNSGGRVIGKEVNICLDGQSLKQAHRYVLLHSDEIKGDLDEFLTEKRQMNLETSVAESDESKWIINEFGGWLRNKVHFIDATTEDGKLRKALAGGLHSYGRKLKGYVINGYKFLSTDRDCRHLTQNSGVMVEADGVEYYGKVMDIYELNYYGDYKVVLFRCDWVDIRRGVRTYPNGGVCVNFSKLMHTRRLLQDDPFVFSSQAKQVFYIEDEIQKGWFHVVKNKPRDLFDLGDSLPVAEEGGAN